The sequence AATGTACCAATGCAACATCCTAATTACATCATTGGCAATTAAAACTGTATCTAATAGAGTTACAACATTTCAGGCACACTACAATATTGTTTTTGACATTTTTACGCAATATAATACATTGGATTTGGGAGTTTAAATGACCTTTCTGCCATTGCATACCCAAATAAGTCACTCCATTGATCTCCTGAGCTCCCATGTAATCTATACCCTTCATTTACCAATTCCTGTCTCTTCTCGGATTTGTACACTGTTGCTGCTGTTCCTTGATCTGACTCTCCCCTGTATCATACACCATAATACCAACAATTACATTATGGGCTGCATTTAGAAACTTATAGCTACAACTAATTAATAGAGTAAAAGGCACAAATTTGCTCATAATGTTTTTAGGGAAGCTCATGTATATTCTTAAGGTAAGAGATGGCAAAATGTTGTCTTTCACATTTTCAATTTGGAGTAATTTTGAGCCCAAACAATGGTACATGGAGAAATTTTGGACCCATGTTACAGAATTCATAAAACGACACTCTTACATTAGCCTATAGACCAAGCAAGGGGCATGGGTGGTGTCGGTACACATCCAACAGTTGGAATCACCCCGTCCATTATCATCTACGGGGTACTAATTACAACCCCAACAAATGAAGAACTGTCTATTAATTTTGGGCACCGCCCCGGACCAAAATGGCTTAATTTTAGTCTGGATAGGGGGTAAAGAAAACTCAATCCATATGGGATGAGTCTAGGAAGCGAAGACACGGGTACAGGTGTGGGTGCAGCAAAcggtatttttaaaaaatatgagacacgggtACAGTGAGAACACACCAaatttatgtttatatatataatattcatTAGTCATTATAAATCGTAAATAACATCCATAATAAGTCATTAAATCATCAAAAAGAAACATTTACAACTTACAACTATTTAACCTACAAAAAAGAGGCCGTTACTCTATTCTTTTCAttagattttgatttttttcgtttgggttttattttattttttatatatcaacccctttttttctaaaaaaatttaccTATCCGAAGATTAATGCTTCTTCAACGTTTAATCTTCTTATGGTGCATCTCAACGTAAAGAATGAAGTTATGTTCTAATAGTTCACATACCTCAAAATCAGCCTTTCCCAGTTGGTGTATCCCGCAAAAAGAAGATTTTTCTCTGTGGAATTTCTTTGATATTCGCTCCGcccagtcaacagaaaaattgTATAATTCATCTTCTGTAGCTCCTCATAGAAATTCAAACTTGCTGGTAAAGCAGGTGCTTCAGCTTCATCCACCCATGTGTTGAAAGATATTTCATCGAAAGGTTCTGATCTAAGTCCAAAACAATGTAAATTTAGCAACTTAAATTAACCAGGATTGGTACATGGTTTTGAAACTAGTTTCATCTGGTAAACACACTACAATTCCTGCAAATGTCTGTTTGCTTTATAATCAAATCAATGATGAGACTCAACATTATCTACTTTTAAGTATTTTTTCCGTGATGGATTAATATCTTCTCATCGACAAGAATTATAATCACATTTTGTCATTTAGAAGTCCACCAGAACTCAAAAAAGCAGAGAGCTTTGCAACAATTGTGATAAAACTGGAAGCAAATACCCCGGCACATACCTAACATACAGTACTGCTGATCAAGCATAAATCTTAGAGATATAAAAAAAAGCACCAATGTAGGTTTAACGTACAaaatagtatcaatttagacttcgAAAATAAAACCTGACACGTCATTCATGCAATTTGGGTGGTTTTTGCAGAACTTAAATCAACAATTACAAATAGGTGACGGTTGTAAActggagtaatatgaatggcGTGTCACGTCTCATTATCGAGATCTAAATTAGTActattttgtaaatattaagcctacattggtgctattttgtacgtggagtaTAAATTGATACTCCCAGAATCCTTATGCctattttgacaaaaaaaaaaaaaaaaaaaaaaaaaaaaaaaactttaactgAACATAAATGATGCAGCCAAATTGACACTGAATAACTACTAAACAGGTCCAGCGAAGCTGATGGTGCAAAGATATTCAATCTGcatgttttttcaaaaaatgttaTTAAGAAATTAAAAGAGCAGATGAAGAGGGGCCCtctcaaaattatttttcccATATTTTCAAGACAAAATGGCAAGCAAAAAGCTCAACAATCTTCTCTtcagttttttttaatgtttccaTTAAAGTTTCCTaactatgtttttttagaaataacattcTCTCGTGTCTATTCCTTTTTGGTGCAACATAGATTACACCTGACTAGGGGTGCAACCGAGCCGAACCCTAGGTAGGTTTGGTATTGGTTCGGTAATATCTCGAGCCGAGCCCTCTCGAATCGAGCTttgacgagctttgaccgaataTGGCCGAGTTTTGACCGAGccaagcttttatcgagcttctaacgagctttaaccaaattcatcatacatgcatagaataagtagcataataaatagaaaagctttataacatactccatataaatttaaaatatttataaagaaaaacaatcatgttattGTCGAGATTCCATAACAGTATACGGTACTTGTGATCGGAAAACACAAGCTTggagaaaaatttcaaacaataacatatatattaaactttgtaatatattttattccttatcaaaacctaattgtcTCGCTAAAAACTCAAATGTCTAACcttttttttgtgttattttttttgtatgggttaaatcttatttgaaTTGTGAATTATGATGAAAACTAATaacaatcaataaaatattatatatatatatatatataatgaaggtgcccgctatggttactttgttttttagaaagtaccgttacttggtgtggttttcaccattggatgatggagcataaaattaatccaatggtgaaaaccacaccaagtaacggtactttgtaaaaaacaaagtaaccatagcgaacaccatataatgaaatatatatagtaattaaaaataatcgagcCTGTTCGTGAGCTTTCGAACCGAATCTGAGGAAGCTCGGACTCAGCTCGATAGTGCTCGAGCCGATCCTGAACTCGAGTCGAGCCCTATCGAGCCAAACTTTGATCGAGCTTTCACCAAGCCGAGCTCGACTAGTTTGCGAACTAGCAAGGCTCGTTTGCACCCCTACACCTGACACGTAGattatttgtttcaaataatGCCATTCAAATTGTAATGTGATTTGAGTTTTTAACTGAACTCAAAGCATTTCTTATTCTTCCACCCTTTTTTTCAGAACTTTAGCCAGAAGCCTTTCAGGAATGTTTAGTTTAACTGTAAAGTATAAAATTAAAGTTGAGAAATAATGGCATGAAAAGTAATTACACTGcacttaaaatatttttaatttgattcctgCTGATTACAACATTTTTTATTGTATTCCTACTGATTTATGCACATATTCTACGGAACAATAAGCTTTGTTTGGaagtttggaggttaatggaggtgagagttaaaggaggtaatggaaatggaagggaagtgatggaatggaaagttaaaagttaaccttgtttgggagtttataggatgtaaatgagaTTAAATTAACCTTGTTAAAGAGTTTAAATATGAAGGGgagacaagaaattttaaaaaagtttaggtTACACCCAACCCCCAATTTAGAGTTTAGAGTTTGGaattagaggaagtaaagatttaactccattaacctccatttactctcTAGAAATAACTCCAAA comes from Euphorbia lathyris chromosome 8, ddEupLath1.1, whole genome shotgun sequence and encodes:
- the LOC136203646 gene encoding acid phosphatase 1-like, with protein sequence MAVSPLLRSILILFNVIIPFAISQSVIQMPNNRKTRSGNTDLYCDSWRLSVETNNAGYWISIPSGCTSFVGNYMTKDRYLSDSEIVASDSLAFAQSVKIAGDEKDAWVFDIDETLLSNVPYYQAHGFGSEPFDEISFNTWVDEAEAPALPASLNFYEELQKMNYTIFLLTGRSEYQRNSTEKNLLFAGYTNWERLILRGESDQGTAATVYKSEKRQELVNEGYRLHGSSGDQWSDLFGYAMAERSFKLPNPMYYIA